A single window of Aquarana catesbeiana isolate 2022-GZ linkage group LG10, ASM4218655v1, whole genome shotgun sequence DNA harbors:
- the LOC141110281 gene encoding beta-1,3-galactosyltransferase 2-like isoform X1, with translation MFSLIRLICFSCTKWRITRLLFLALLLFTLMVLIFSNVRWLPGKLAMSTIQMQNALAILSGRVQTNTSPANNHTPSVHHLITNASMTPKSSKDPQKRVHTYGYVINEPDKCKDSNPFLILLITVEGWRKEARQAIRQTWGKEDFLPGVRILRLFFLGKDQGWNDDGQRSLVEESQMFHDIIQHDYLDIYYNLTTKVINGLNWISTYCPNASYVMKTDSDMFVNTEHLVYRILKLDGPPRLNYFTGYLMTNGSPIRNLDSKWYVPPEEYPEESYPLFCSGTGYVFSGDLARKIVQVSPNIRWIRLEDAFVGLCLEKLGVLPVAPPKDSDFSPLRVIYSDCVYNQIVTSHFFSPGDLRCSARRTCHGRNGIGGGL, from the coding sequence ATGTTTTCCTTGATACGGCTCATATGCTTTTCCTGTACCAAGTGGAGGATCACCCGCCTCTTGTTTCTGGCCTTGCTCCTCTTTACATTGATGGTGCTTATCTTCAGTAATGTAAGGTGGCTCCCTGGGAAACTGGCGATGTCCACCATACAAATGCAGAATGCCCTGGCCATTCTGTCTGGCAGGGTTCAAACCAACACGTCACCGGCAAATAATCACACCCCCTCTGTTCATCATTTGATTACAAATGCTTCAATGACTCCAAAATCAAGCAAAGACCCTCAGAAAAGAGTTCATACATATGGCTACGTCATCAACGAGCCTGATAAATGTAAAGACAGCAATCCATTCCTTATTCTGCTCATTACCGTGGAAGGGTGGCGGAAGGAAGCTCGGCAAGCCATCCGGCAGACATGGGGAAAGGAGGACTTCCTACCTGGGGTCAGGATATTACGACTGTTTTTTTTAGGCAAGGACCAGGGGTGGAATGACGATGGGCAAAGGTCTCTTGTTGAAGAAAGCCAGATGTTCCATGACATCATTCAACATGATTATTTGGACATCTACTATAACCTGACCACAAAGGTCATCAACGGGTTAAACTGGATTTCCACATATTGCCCGAACGCCTCATACGTCATGAAAACGGACAGCGACATGTTCGTCAATACCGAACATTTAGTCTACCGTATCCTGAAACTAGACGGGCCTCCAAGACTGAACTATTTTACTGGATATTTGATGACCAATGGAAGCCCTATTCGGAATCTGGATAGCAAGTGGTATGTTCCCCCTGAAGAATACCCGGAGGAGAGTTATCCGTTGTTTTGCTCCGGGACTGGCTACGTGTTCTCTGGCGACCTGGCACGTAAGATCGTCCAAGTCTCCCCAAATATTAGATGGATCCGTCTTGAGGACGCCTTTGTGGGCCTTTGTCTCGAAAAGTTGGGGGTTCTGCCAGTGGCCCCACCGAAGGACTCCGACTTCAGTCCCTTGAGAGTCATCTACTCAGACTGTGTATACAACCAGATTGTAACTTCTCATTTCTTCAGTCCGGGGGACCTCAG
- the LOC141110281 gene encoding beta-1,3-galactosyltransferase 2-like isoform X2: MFSLIRLICFSCTKWRITRLLFLALLLFTLMVLIFSNVRWLPGKLAMSTIQMQNALAILSGRVQTNTSPANNHTPSVHHLITNASMTPKSSKDPQKRVHTYGYVINEPDKCKDSNPFLILLITVEGWRKEARQAIRQTWGKEDFLPGVRILRLFFLGKDQGWNDDGQRSLVEESQMFHDIIQHDYLDIYYNLTTKVINGLNWISTYCPNASYVMKTDSDMFVNTEHLVYRILKLDGPPRLNYFTGYLMTNGSPIRNLDSKWYVPPEEYPEESYPLFCSGTGYVFSGDLARKIVQVSPNIRWIRLEDAFVGLCLEKLGVLPVAPPKDSDFSPLRVIYSDCVYNQIVTSHFFSPGDLRYFWNRLQQNKHTCV; the protein is encoded by the coding sequence ATGTTTTCCTTGATACGGCTCATATGCTTTTCCTGTACCAAGTGGAGGATCACCCGCCTCTTGTTTCTGGCCTTGCTCCTCTTTACATTGATGGTGCTTATCTTCAGTAATGTAAGGTGGCTCCCTGGGAAACTGGCGATGTCCACCATACAAATGCAGAATGCCCTGGCCATTCTGTCTGGCAGGGTTCAAACCAACACGTCACCGGCAAATAATCACACCCCCTCTGTTCATCATTTGATTACAAATGCTTCAATGACTCCAAAATCAAGCAAAGACCCTCAGAAAAGAGTTCATACATATGGCTACGTCATCAACGAGCCTGATAAATGTAAAGACAGCAATCCATTCCTTATTCTGCTCATTACCGTGGAAGGGTGGCGGAAGGAAGCTCGGCAAGCCATCCGGCAGACATGGGGAAAGGAGGACTTCCTACCTGGGGTCAGGATATTACGACTGTTTTTTTTAGGCAAGGACCAGGGGTGGAATGACGATGGGCAAAGGTCTCTTGTTGAAGAAAGCCAGATGTTCCATGACATCATTCAACATGATTATTTGGACATCTACTATAACCTGACCACAAAGGTCATCAACGGGTTAAACTGGATTTCCACATATTGCCCGAACGCCTCATACGTCATGAAAACGGACAGCGACATGTTCGTCAATACCGAACATTTAGTCTACCGTATCCTGAAACTAGACGGGCCTCCAAGACTGAACTATTTTACTGGATATTTGATGACCAATGGAAGCCCTATTCGGAATCTGGATAGCAAGTGGTATGTTCCCCCTGAAGAATACCCGGAGGAGAGTTATCCGTTGTTTTGCTCCGGGACTGGCTACGTGTTCTCTGGCGACCTGGCACGTAAGATCGTCCAAGTCTCCCCAAATATTAGATGGATCCGTCTTGAGGACGCCTTTGTGGGCCTTTGTCTCGAAAAGTTGGGGGTTCTGCCAGTGGCCCCACCGAAGGACTCCGACTTCAGTCCCTTGAGAGTCATCTACTCAGACTGTGTATACAACCAGATTGTAACTTCTCATTTCTTCAGTCCGGGGGACCTCAGGTATTTTTGGAACAGGTTACAGCAAAATAAACATACATGTGTTTGA